Proteins from a single region of Streptomyces spinoverrucosus:
- a CDS encoding endonuclease/exonuclease/phosphatase family protein, with protein MAQQAYVTETAGGGSGPEHRGSRLRRVAARVTGGWRGDPRIWRRGLIVALLAVLLTVVMGAHAYIPNSVGNLGSLTETFLPWLGLFVPLLLLLALVRRSATALIAVLLPAVVWVNLFGGLLTDKAGTGGDLTVATHNVNADNADPSGTARDVAASGADVVALEELRAAAVPTYEAALASTYKYHSVQGTVGVWSKYPLSDVRPVDIKLGWTRAMRATVSAPGGQLAVYVAHLPSVRVKLEAGFTARQRDTSADALGEAIAAEGLDRVILLGDLNGTMNDRALNAVTAQMRSTQGAAGSGFGFSWPASFPMARIDQIMVKGVEPVTSWTLPQTGSDHLPVAARVRMDMSAS; from the coding sequence ATGGCGCAGCAGGCGTACGTGACGGAGACGGCGGGCGGCGGCTCGGGACCCGAGCACCGCGGGTCTCGGCTTCGGCGCGTGGCGGCCCGTGTGACCGGCGGCTGGCGCGGCGACCCCCGCATCTGGCGGCGCGGCCTGATCGTGGCCCTGCTCGCGGTACTGCTCACCGTCGTGATGGGGGCCCACGCCTACATCCCGAACAGCGTGGGCAACCTCGGCAGCCTCACCGAGACGTTCCTGCCCTGGCTCGGCCTGTTCGTCCCGCTGCTGCTCCTGCTGGCCCTGGTGCGCAGGTCCGCCACCGCCCTCATCGCGGTCCTGCTCCCGGCGGTCGTCTGGGTCAACCTCTTCGGCGGGCTGCTCACCGACAAGGCCGGCACCGGCGGCGACCTCACCGTCGCCACGCACAACGTCAACGCCGACAACGCCGACCCCTCCGGCACCGCCCGCGACGTCGCCGCGTCCGGCGCGGACGTGGTGGCGCTGGAGGAGCTGAGGGCGGCGGCCGTACCGACGTACGAGGCGGCGCTGGCGTCGACGTACAAGTACCACTCGGTGCAGGGCACGGTCGGGGTGTGGAGCAAGTACCCGCTCAGTGACGTCCGGCCCGTCGACATCAAGCTCGGCTGGACCCGCGCCATGCGGGCCACGGTGTCCGCGCCCGGCGGGCAGCTCGCCGTCTACGTCGCCCACCTGCCGTCCGTGCGGGTCAAGCTGGAGGCCGGGTTCACCGCCCGGCAGCGCGACACCAGCGCCGACGCGCTCGGCGAGGCCATCGCCGCCGAGGGCCTGGACCGGGTGATCCTGCTCGGCGACCTCAACGGCACCATGAACGACCGAGCCCTCAACGCCGTGACCGCCCAGATGCGCTCCACGCAGGGCGCGGCGGGCAGCGGCTTCGGCTTCAGCTGGCCGGCGTCGTTCCCGATGGCCCGGATCGACCAGATCATGGTCAAGGGCGTCGAGCCGGTGACCTCGTGGACGCTGCCGCAGACGGGGAGCGACCATCTGCCGGTGGCGGCACGGGTACGGATGGATATGTCCGCCTCCTGA